From the genome of Hydrogenovibrio kuenenii DSM 12350:
AGGTTAAGTTGATTTGCAGTAATAACCCCAGGCTGACACCAAGCAAGGCTGAGTGGGCTAAGGTCGCGCTAAAGTAGGATTGGCGCTGCCAAACCATAAATACGCCTAGTGGCGTGGCGATAGAAGCAATCAATAAACCGCCGATAAGCGCGAGAATCAGAAAGCCTGGTGGGTGTAGCAAAATATCTATCATTTCAATAGCCCGTGGTCATGATCGCAGCTGGTAGCATCGTGGTGGTGTTCGTAAATGGCGATTTCGTCAAATTCTTGGCCAAAAAGACTTTTGAATGCTGGCGACTCACTTACTGATAGCGGGTGACCTGAACAGCAAATATGTTCATTAAGGCAAAGCACTTGATGGGTGCTTTTCATCACGATATGTAAGTCATGACTGACCATTAAAATACCACAATGAAGTTGATCTTTGATTTCGTTAATTAGGTGGTATAACTCAACTTGTCCTTGTAGGTCAACGCCTTGTACTGGTTCATCCAATACTAATAGATCGGGCTTTCTGATTAGTGCTCTTGCTAAAAGCACGCGTTGCATCTCGCCACCTGAGATTTTTTGTATAGGTGTATCTAGGAATTTTTCCAGCTTCAGAAGTGCAGCGGTTGATTCTAGCTCTGTGGTAAAATTCGCTGCTAGATTTTGTTTATCTTGTTGAACCGTAGTGCGTAATCCAAGCTTTAAAAAACGCTCGACAGTCATCGGCAAGGATGCATCCACATGAATTTTTTGTGGCATAAAGCCAACCGTTATATGCGGAGATTGCCAAATCTTTCCGTGTGTTGGTTTAATAAGTTTGGTCAAAATTTTAAGCAGGGTCGATTTTCCAGCACCATTTGGGCCGATTAGCGTTGTAATTTCATTACGCTTGATGGTGACATCAATGTTATGCAGCACCCTTTGAGAACCAAAAAAGTGGCTGATATTGGTCGCTTGAACCAGAATTTCATTAGTATCGATTTGTGACAGATTAAGTGATGCGTTCATAAGACTATTGTAAGTGACACTTAACTTTCTGTGCATAAGATTTTGCATGATAATTGAACGATATAGCAGGTTTGTAGAATGTTTTGTAATGTAAGTCATGAGATGAGGACTTTTAAATGAACAATTTTTTTCAACGTCTATTGTTGTCTGCAGCTTTGTTGCTCATGATACAGAGTGCCGAAGCAGCAAGAATTGTCGTCACCATTCCACCTCTATTGTCAGCGATAAAACCTTTACTAACATCAGAGGATCAGGTAACGGTTTTGTTGACTAGAGGCCAGTCGCCTCATGGTTTTAGTATGAAACCTTCACATGCGTTGGCGCTGCAAAGAGCGGATATTATTGTCAGTGTTGGATCT
Proteins encoded in this window:
- a CDS encoding ATP-binding cassette domain-containing protein; the protein is MNASLNLSQIDTNEILVQATNISHFFGSQRVLHNIDVTIKRNEITTLIGPNGAGKSTLLKILTKLIKPTHGKIWQSPHITVGFMPQKIHVDASLPMTVERFLKLGLRTTVQQDKQNLAANFTTELESTAALLKLEKFLDTPIQKISGGEMQRVLLARALIRKPDLLVLDEPVQGVDLQGQVELYHLINEIKDQLHCGILMVSHDLHIVMKSTHQVLCLNEHICCSGHPLSVSESPAFKSLFGQEFDEIAIYEHHHDATSCDHDHGLLK